CGGCAGGACTAAACTTCAGTAGGTCCAGTTTGTTCTTGATGTAAGCTTCTGGCTTCCCGAGCTTGCCGGACATATACTTAATGGAGCTGCTGAATTTAGGGTCATTCAGTAGCTTGTTGAATGCCTCGGCTTCTTCAATCGGAGAGAAGCCTTGTCGAGTCAGATTTTCCGCGATTTGCTCCAAGTAGATTTCCATCTCATCCGTAACATTGGAAACGATACATGGAATCGTTGGACGGCCCAGCATTTTACAAGCTTTGTAGCGCCTGTTGCCGTAGATAATCTTAAATCTGCCATCATTCGTCGTTCTTACTTTGATCGGGGAAAGAAGGCCGAGCTCTTCAATGCTACTCATCAATTCTTGAAGCGCTTCTTCATCGAACTGATATCTAGGTTGATCTGTATCTTCATCTACTAGGTGTGTTTGAATTTCAATAATATCCATTTATTTTCTCCTATCATTTGATTAGGTCGTCAATGGATGCGACAATGGGAACATATGTATTATATAACAGGGTTTGATTCCTGGGAATAAGATTGCCTTATTCAACTGCTGCTAATCGCTGTTTGCTGACCGCTTTTGTCGGTTTATTTTGCGTGAGATAGAAGAAAGCTGTAAGGTAGGTAGTACAAGTATTTATCATATACGATATGAACCAAAGGGGACAGTAACCTAATGACTATACAATCTCAGCAGGATATCGAACAGCTAATGAAGATTGGCAAAATTGTCGCATTAACCATTGAAGAAATGAAAAAGAGCGCCGAGCCAGGTATGACAACAAGGGAGCTTGATCTCATTGGCAAGAGGATGCTCGATCGATACGGGGCTACTTCCGCTCCTATGAAGGATGTAGCTTTTCCAGCATATACTTGTATTAGCGTTAATGAAGAGGTTGCTCATGGTATTCCAGGTGATCGTATTTTGCAGGCGGGTGATTTAGTTAACATTGACGTCTCAGCAGAGCTAGATGGATTTTATGCCGATGCTGGACAGTCGTTCCAGATTCCCCCGGTCACCACTGAGATGGACAACCTATGCAAGTATACCTATTCTACAATGATGAAGGTCATCTCTAGCTTAAAGGCTGGAGTAAAGCTGAATCAGATTGGCAAAATCATGGAGGATGAGGCGCGGAAAGGCGGATATCGAATCATAGAGAATCTATGTAGTCACGGAGTGGGCAAGTCGCTTCATGAGGAGCCGATTAATATACTTCCTTATTATGATCGTAGCGAGCGAAGAGTATTGAAGGCTGGTCAGGTCATTACATTCGAGCCTTTCCTGTCTACAGGAGCTACTTATGTTGTTGAGCAGGGCGATGGCTGGACGTTAACTGTTCCGGATAATAGCCGCGTTGCCCAGCATGAGCATACCATTATTATTACGAATGACAAACCTATTATTGTTACCGCGTGCTAAGTTTTAGAAAATGGAGAAAAGAGGTCGCACATAGATGGCAGCTAAGCAAAAATATTACGTAGTCTGGGTCGGCAGAAAACCAGGCGTCTATACAAGCTGGGCCGACTGCCAAGAGCAGATCAATAAATTTGATGATGCTAAATTTAAGTCATACGAAACTAGGGCAGCAGCTGATGAAGCTTATAAAGCGGGATGGAAGAAGCATTGGGGGCAAGGTCAGGGGAAAGGGAAGGTTTCTAGCGGAAGCTCCTTCAAGCCTAGCTCCTCTGGGGTAGAGACGACTGAGGAAATTGACTATAACAGTATTTCCGTCGATGTAGGGACAAGTGGTAATCCTGGTCCGGTGGAATATAAAGGCGTGGATACGCAAACGGGCGAGGTTATTTTCTCCAAGGGACCTCTTAAGAAAGGGACGAACAATCTCGGAGAGTTTCTCGCCATCGTTCACGGATTGGCGTATTTGCAAAAAATCGGAAGCAACAAAACAGTGTATAGCGACTCTGTTAACGCACTGAAGTGGGTCAAACAAAAATCGGTGTCCTCAACATTAGTTAGGGACGAGTCGACCAAGGAAATATGGGAGCTGGTCGACCGTGCAATTGAATGGTTAAAGACCCATTCTTATTCGAATAAGGTCGTGAAATGGCAGACGAAGCAATGGGGTGAGATTAAGGCCGATTACGGGCGGAAATAAGCTCACTTAGTAGTTACCAAGCAATAAACTGCCAATAAGATAATGCTGGATATACCTACGTAAAATAGAGCTTTAAAGAAGGTTCCCGAGACCGTATTCGTTTCTATTTGGGGGTCGGGAGGTTTAGCATCATCGGATGCTGGAGTTTCTTGAATATCGTTGTAGGTTTGCAAAATAAAGACTCCTTTCTTTGTGCTTGATCATTTTGTTTTATAGACGACTAATATCGCACTTCTTTGATCAGTTTTGTTGGCAACGATTTGTTTGCCAATTGAACCGTAACAGATATTAATGACTTGGTCATCCTGAAGGGTAGCTAGGAATTCATTTGCTCTTTTCTCCGCTAGGGAACTGTCTGTATCTACAAACTCTTTAACTTGAACCATCTGCATGCTCCTCTCGCATAAATCAACAATACAGATAGCACCCCGCACATGACGCTGCGGAATGCCCATATGGGATCAACATAGCATGGAGAGCAGTAAGTGTCAACAAAAGGACGTAATAATAGGAAGAGAACGACACCTTGGGAGCAGATGCTCGAAAATTTCGAGCAACGGGTGTTTGGAGAGGCACGATTGGAGTTAGATGTACGATATTTTCGTGCAACAGGTGTTTGACGAGGTACGTTAGGAGTTAGATGTACGATATTTTCGAGTAACGGGTGTTTGGAGAGGCACGTTTGGAGTTAGATGTACGAATTTTTCGAACAACGGGTGTCTGGAGAGACACGTTAGGAGTTAGATGTACGAAACTTTCGAACAACGGGTGTAGTGAGAGGCATGTTTGGAGGCAGACGTTCGATATTTTCGAGCAACAGGTGTTTGGCGAGGCACGTTTCGAGGTAGATGTACGATATTTTCGAGTAACAGGTGTTTGGCGAGGTACGTTTGGAGACAGATATACGAAATTTTCGAGTAACAGGTGTTTGGAGAGGTACGGGAGGAGTTAGATGTACGATATTTTCGAATAACAGGTGTTTGGAGAGGTACGTTAGGAGTTAGATGTACGATATTTTCGAGTAACGGGTCTCGGGAGAGGTACGTTAGGAGGCAGATGTACGATATTTTCGAGTAACAGGTGTCGGAAGAGGCACGTTAGGAGGCAGATGTACGAAATTTTCGAGTAACAGATGTTTGGAGAGGCACGACCGGAGAGAGAGGCTCGAAATTTTCGAGCAACGGTTGTAGTGAGAGGCACGTTAGGAGGCAGATGTACGATATTTTCGAACAACGGGTCTCGGGAGAGGCACGGTTAGCTACATAATGTACAATTTGCTCCCAAGGAAGCAAACAAGCCCCCCAGCCAAGTGTCGGGGGGCTTGTTTGTGCTGCTAGAACTATACCTATTTAAGGGAGCCTTCCGTAAGTCCGCTTACGATGTGCTTGTGGAAAAATACATAAGCTAAGATCATCGGAATCGTGATTAGGGAAAGCGCAGAAAACAGCAACTTGTAGTTGGTCACATATCGGCTTGAGAATGCAAGGAGACCGACAGGTAAAGTTTTAAGATCATCATTCTGAATATAGAGCATGGCGAGCAACAATTCATTCCAAGCGTTCAGCGAGGAGAAGATAGCAACCGTAGCCAGGCCTGGCCCTAGCAAAGGAAGAATAATGCGAGTAAACAGAATGCGGTCGTTACACCCGTCAATCCGTGAGGCCTCAATCAAATCCTTAGGAATTGAGTCCAGAAAGGATTTTAACAAAAATACGGCCAAAGGCAATCCAACACCGATATACGGAAGGATAAGTCCCATATAAGAGTCTTTAAGATTTAATCGGTCGAAAATATAGCTCTGAGCGATGAAAAAGGATTGCAGGGGCATAAACAGTCCGATGACGAAAAGCATGAGCAATCCATTGCTTCCCCGGAAACGCAGCTTGCTGAAGGAGAAGGCTGCCATACTAGCAAACAGCAAAATGAAAATGACTGTTAATGATGTGACAATGACACTATTCGTAGCGTAGGTGCTAATATGGCCGATCTTCCAGGCGTCAACCCAGTTCTGAAAGTTAATATGGTCTGGAAACTTGAACGGGCTTGTGAATATATCACGATTTTCCCGGAAGGAGGACAGAACCAGCCATATCATTGGATAGAAGTAAAAACACGAGAGCACAATCATAAATCCATAATAAGAGATCCGGGACAGCCACTGAATCAAGCTATTACCGGTATTGTTATTTTCTCTGTCTTTTGCGCTTAAAGCGGCAGCCGCCATGGGTAGCACCTCTTTCTCTTTGAATCCTTACAGCATTACAGCACATTAATATTCTAACGATCCGCTGTCTTTTTTCTTCAGCTTATTGGTTAAGATACCAATAAAGGCAATGACAATGGACATGATTACCGCGAGAGCCGAACCATAGCCGATGCTCATATTGTTGAACACGACCTTAACAACATAAGTCGTTACAATTTCAGTGGAATTATAAGGGCCACCATTAGTCATGACATAGAAGAGATCGAAGGCTTGGAACCCACCTAATACGCACAACATGATAGCAACGTCTACTAGATCCCTAATCATTGGAATTTTTATTTTGAAGAAAATATCCCAGTTGGTTGCGCCGTCCAAGTATGCAGATTCATACATATCATTCGGGATTCGCTGAATTCCGGCATAGAAGATAGTCATGTAATAGCCTGCGTATACCCAGCCCGATACGAAGGTAACGGCATAGATAGCAAACTTAGGGTCTCCTAGCCATACTCGGGTCCAGCTTTCGAGTCCAACGCTGTTCAGTACGGCGTTTAACAATCCGAAATCGGAGTTGTACACGAACTTCCACAGGTAGGATACAACGATCATAGGGAGCATAACCGGTGTGAAAAAAGCGATACGGAACAATCCACTGCCTCGTCTGTTCATCGTAATTAAGCCAGCAAGTATCAGTCCGCAGAAAACTTCAAGGATAACGGTCAAAATAATGTAGATGAAAATGTGCCAGTAGGATAGCAAGTAGATTCGGTCATGGAAAGCGCGAGCGTAGTTGTCGAATCCGATGAAATTCATTTTGCCGAATCCGTTCCAATCATAGAAGCTGAACGCGAAGGTCAGGAGAATTGGAACTAGAATAGTTAGGCTGAACAACAATACGGAAGGGGCTACGAACAGGTAAGGAGAGATGCTAAATTTGTGTTTCTTGCGAATCATTGTTCCACCTCCATAGAGCATATACAGCAGGAGGCCGGCGTCGCGAAAGCGAATACGTCGGCCTCCTTAACGGTTATTTTTTCAATGGTGCTATCGTGTTGTCCAGTTCAGCAAGAGCAGCTCCAGGAGTTCTGACTCCTCCAAGAACTTGGGATATAGCCATGTTAAAGGCAGCTGCCACTTCGATGTTGTAGCCCGTATCTGGAGGAGAAACCAGCATAGTGGACTTTTTCATCATATCAATCAGGCTTAGGGAGAGGGCGTCTGTCTTTTCTGCGTCTACTCCGCCTTTGGCAATTGGGATTGCGCCTGCTTTAGCTAGTAATTCAGATGATTCAGGAGAGCTATAAAGCGCCATGAAATCTACAGCTTCTTGGAATAGCTTGGATTTCTGGTTAATTACAAAACCATTCTGAACACCAAGCACGCTTGTTTGGTCCCCTTTTCCATTCGGCATAGAAGGAAGGTTAAAGTAACCTAGCTCTAGTTCTGGAGCGCTTTCAAGAGCACTAGACACGAGCCAGCTACCAATAGGATGCATCGCAGCTTGACCATTAAAGAAGAGGACGTCGCCTTCATCATCGGAAATTGCGTTTACACTATTGTTGATGTATTGACTGTCCCACATTTGCTTGACGTAGCCGAATGCAGTGACAAAGTCAGGGGAATTAAATGGCTGTTCCAATTGAAGAGCAGCGCTGTAAGCTTCCTCACCGACAACACGTGAGATAAGGTGCGAAATCCAGTTTCCGCCCGGCCATAGTTCCTTGTTACCTGATGCAATGGGTGTGATATTAGCTGCTTTAATCTTTTCGCAAACGGCAATAAATTGTTCCCACGTTTGTGGGGGTTGAATACCTAGGTCAGTAAAGATCTTCTTGTTGTACCAAATGATATTGGATACATCGCTAGCTGTAGGAATCATATAGGTTTTACCTTCTAATTCCATCCCTTTGAAATCACCAGGCTCGAATGAGTTTTTCAATCCATCCTGTTTTAAAGCCTCTGTTAAATCCGCTGCGTATCCGCTTTCTATCCTTGTTTTAAGGCGTTCTCCAGCCCATTCGAAATAAATGTCAGGGGCATTGGCGCCCGTAAGTAAGTTTGGAAGACCAACAGATTGGTAGATGGCATCCTCTTGATAATTCAGCTCGACTTTAATATTGGGATGAGCGTCCTCATATTTACTTTTGATTTGTTCCCATACTTTAATGATGCCTTCACCAGGAGATACCATTGCAATTCGTAGAGTTGTATCCCTTTTTGAAGAAGAAGAAGATCCAGAACATCCTGCGATTGCTACTACAAGTGCGACTAGCATGAGTCCAATTATCATTTTTTTCATCGTTTATGTGCCCCTTTTGTAAGATTTATTTAGTAAAGCACCTCTAATTACAGGTTCGGACCAGACAATACGGGTTGAACTTCACCGCCTTCAGTGGGTATATTTGTAATTTAATGTATACAAACCATACAATGTTTCTGATTTGTAGTAACAATATAACTGCATTGTAATGATCGTAACAACATATTGTCAATGGATTTATTCCAGAATATTGAGGTTTTGAAGGTTTTTTTAGAAGAACTACTTATAGTGGGAAGTAGAAAAAAATCAAAAAAAGTTTGTTGTGATGAAATAAACATATTGACAATTTGTTATAATAATAAATAATAAAGTAATGAAATGTTACTACAATGTGACGAGGGGGACGGACAGGAATTACCCGTTATGTAATCGCTTTCTGATTGTGTGTGCATGTTTAAGGTAGGGATCAAGCAAGACTGTACAGAACGATGGTGGTCACAATTAAAATGGAGTTTCGAGTCGAGGGAGGAACAAAAGTGAGAAGAAAGCTAAAGAAAAGTATCATAATTGCGATGACGTCGACGATGGTGTTTACATACGGCCAGCTGTCGAGCGCGGCAACAGTAACGAAAGAAGTAATTCCAACGTGGGCTTCAGCCGAGCTAGCCTCGTGGAAGCAGCTTGGGCTCCTTAAAGGAGACCAGAACGGTTTAATTCAGCCAAACCAAGCGGTGACGAAGGCTGAGTTCCTTGCTTTCGTTAATCGAGTTTTTAATTACACTCTAACGAGTGATAAGTCATTTGGTGATGTAGCACCTACTGCATGGTACGCCAAGGATATTTCCAAAGCTGCAGCTGCGGGCATTGTGCTTGGAGATTCGAAGGGGAACGTAGCACCTTTAGAAATTTTGACTAGAGAAAAAGCTGCAATCATTCTAAGCCGTGTATTTGATGTTGCTTCATCGGCAAGCTCAGGTACTAAATTCGCAGATGACGGGAAAATTTCCTCATGGGCGGCGGAAGCTGTGTATGCCATGAAGGGTGCGGGCTACGTAGAGGGCACGGCCAACGGCTCGTTCCAGCCTCAGAAAGCATTGACCCGCGCAGAAGCAGTTAAAATGATTAACAATGTTATGGGACTTCTTATTGCAGATTCTGCTGCGCATGCAGATGTTAAAGGTGGAAATTTGGTCGTAAACACGGCTGGAGGATCTTTAACTAACGCGACAATTTCAGGCAACCTGTACATTACCCCAGGTGTTGGCGAAGGGGACTTCACGATCGAAGATTCTCAAATCGCCGGAACGGTATATGTACTGGGTGGTGGAGAGCATAGCGTTATTTTCAAAAACAGTAAGGCGAAGCATGTAAAGATTAATAAGCCGACTAGCCCACTTCGGTTTGTCATTAGCGGGAATTCCTCTGCAAATAGCATCGATGTTTTCTCTAGCGCAGAGATCGTAAATGAGACGTCAAATCCGATTGCTAGCTTAACTATCCTAGCAAGCTCGACGGATACGGTAAATGTAACGGGTGATGTTAAAGACTTGGTTGTGAATTCAGGATCGATATTAAATGTTGGAGAGTCCAACATCTCTAAGCTTACTTTCTCCAAGCTGGCTAAAGGCAGCAAAGCTAAGCTGAACAAAAAAGCAAAAGTTGCAAGCTTAGTTGCAGACGCCCCAGTGAGCATTACGGGAGAGGGTACTATCGATGAAGCTACAATTAACTCAGATGGTGTGGTATTGGATCAAGCACCAACTAAGCTGATTCTTAATGCAGCAAGCGCGAGCATTTCCGGTAAAGAAGTGAAGAAAGACCCAGGCACTATTACTGGGGGTGGAAGCGGTGGTCCAGTAGATCCGGGCACTCCAGTAG
This portion of the Cohnella abietis genome encodes:
- the map gene encoding type I methionyl aminopeptidase; the encoded protein is MTIQSQQDIEQLMKIGKIVALTIEEMKKSAEPGMTTRELDLIGKRMLDRYGATSAPMKDVAFPAYTCISVNEEVAHGIPGDRILQAGDLVNIDVSAELDGFYADAGQSFQIPPVTTEMDNLCKYTYSTMMKVISSLKAGVKLNQIGKIMEDEARKGGYRIIENLCSHGVGKSLHEEPINILPYYDRSERRVLKAGQVITFEPFLSTGATYVVEQGDGWTLTVPDNSRVAQHEHTIIITNDKPIIVTAC
- the rnhA gene encoding ribonuclease H; the encoded protein is MAAKQKYYVVWVGRKPGVYTSWADCQEQINKFDDAKFKSYETRAAADEAYKAGWKKHWGQGQGKGKVSSGSSFKPSSSGVETTEEIDYNSISVDVGTSGNPGPVEYKGVDTQTGEVIFSKGPLKKGTNNLGEFLAIVHGLAYLQKIGSNKTVYSDSVNALKWVKQKSVSSTLVRDESTKEIWELVDRAIEWLKTHSYSNKVVKWQTKQWGEIKADYGRK
- a CDS encoding carbohydrate ABC transporter permease, whose amino-acid sequence is MAAAALSAKDRENNNTGNSLIQWLSRISYYGFMIVLSCFYFYPMIWLVLSSFRENRDIFTSPFKFPDHINFQNWVDAWKIGHISTYATNSVIVTSLTVIFILLFASMAAFSFSKLRFRGSNGLLMLFVIGLFMPLQSFFIAQSYIFDRLNLKDSYMGLILPYIGVGLPLAVFLLKSFLDSIPKDLIEASRIDGCNDRILFTRIILPLLGPGLATVAIFSSLNAWNELLLAMLYIQNDDLKTLPVGLLAFSSRYVTNYKLLFSALSLITIPMILAYVFFHKHIVSGLTEGSLK
- a CDS encoding carbohydrate ABC transporter permease, giving the protein MIRKKHKFSISPYLFVAPSVLLFSLTILVPILLTFAFSFYDWNGFGKMNFIGFDNYARAFHDRIYLLSYWHIFIYIILTVILEVFCGLILAGLITMNRRGSGLFRIAFFTPVMLPMIVVSYLWKFVYNSDFGLLNAVLNSVGLESWTRVWLGDPKFAIYAVTFVSGWVYAGYYMTIFYAGIQRIPNDMYESAYLDGATNWDIFFKIKIPMIRDLVDVAIMLCVLGGFQAFDLFYVMTNGGPYNSTEIVTTYVVKVVFNNMSIGYGSALAVIMSIVIAFIGILTNKLKKKDSGSLEY
- a CDS encoding ABC transporter substrate-binding protein — encoded protein: MKKMIIGLMLVALVVAIAGCSGSSSSSKRDTTLRIAMVSPGEGIIKVWEQIKSKYEDAHPNIKVELNYQEDAIYQSVGLPNLLTGANAPDIYFEWAGERLKTRIESGYAADLTEALKQDGLKNSFEPGDFKGMELEGKTYMIPTASDVSNIIWYNKKIFTDLGIQPPQTWEQFIAVCEKIKAANITPIASGNKELWPGGNWISHLISRVVGEEAYSAALQLEQPFNSPDFVTAFGYVKQMWDSQYINNSVNAISDDEGDVLFFNGQAAMHPIGSWLVSSALESAPELELGYFNLPSMPNGKGDQTSVLGVQNGFVINQKSKLFQEAVDFMALYSSPESSELLAKAGAIPIAKGGVDAEKTDALSLSLIDMMKKSTMLVSPPDTGYNIEVAAAFNMAISQVLGGVRTPGAALAELDNTIAPLKK
- a CDS encoding S-layer homology domain-containing protein; translated protein: MRRKLKKSIIIAMTSTMVFTYGQLSSAATVTKEVIPTWASAELASWKQLGLLKGDQNGLIQPNQAVTKAEFLAFVNRVFNYTLTSDKSFGDVAPTAWYAKDISKAAAAGIVLGDSKGNVAPLEILTREKAAIILSRVFDVASSASSGTKFADDGKISSWAAEAVYAMKGAGYVEGTANGSFQPQKALTRAEAVKMINNVMGLLIADSAAHADVKGGNLVVNTAGGSLTNATISGNLYITPGVGEGDFTIEDSQIAGTVYVLGGGEHSVIFKNSKAKHVKINKPTSPLRFVISGNSSANSIDVFSSAEIVNETSNPIASLTILASSTDTVNVTGDVKDLVVNSGSILNVGESNISKLTFSKLAKGSKAKLNKKAKVASLVADAPVSITGEGTIDEATINSDGVVLDQAPTKLILNAASASISGKEVKKDPGTITGGGSGGPVDPGTPVDMSTKLYPYSDVLSKFSDNGAQGDVKKYIQFLQDPSYKPSIANEMTFVPDLVNAKTFVNQSFTVKPSIFPSMRGVNTSVLVENRTQLWIGTNKGVTKINLATNEMTEYTTSNEQLLDDFVLLLISDGSTGVYAITETGVSYIRK